A section of the Schistosoma haematobium chromosome ZW, whole genome shotgun sequence genome encodes:
- the ODF3_1 gene encoding Outer dense fiber protein 3 (EggNog:ENOG410VBPT~COG:S), translating to MVYNYTRPRGPIAAMYSSPGPCYALPSLVGFPNHDPRSNHLRGAQWSFGIRHEKFNSECSPGPCYYPDSKILRDGKDGTPHYSLYSRQKEAMIFSNPGPGAYTPENSDHFVFSKAPAYSLSSRNKEFKVDDVPGPNRYNIDPMLGKTVRSQKQSAPAYSLSSRTKLFGAAETPGAGAYNITDLNLYREAAPKYSVTGRNQLPTDTTRKPGPGAYYPERECL from the exons ATGGTTTACAACTACACTAGACCTCGTGGTCCGATCGCCGCAATGTATAGCAGCCCAGGACCATGTTATGCGCTTCCTAGTTTGGTTGGCTTTCCAAATCACGACCCTCGTTCAAATCATCTCCGTGGAGCACAGTGGTCTTTCGGAATTCGACACGAAAAGTTCAACAGCGAATGTAGCCCAGGGCCGTGTTATTATCCTGACTCGAAAATACTACGTGATGGCAAAGATGGGACACCACACTACTCACTATATAGCCGTCAGAAGGAGGCAATGATATTTTCAAATCCTGGTCCAGGAGCCTACACTCCTGAAAACAGTGATCACTTCGTTTTTAGCAAAGCCCCGGCGTACTCATTAAGCTCTAGAAACAAGGAGTTCAAGGTGGACGATGTTCCAG GTCCGAATAGATACAATATAGATCCTATGCTCGGAAAGACAGTTAGAAGTCAAAAGCAATCAGCCCCAGCATACTCGCTGTCCAGCAGAACAAAGCTTTTCGGTGCTGCTGAG ACACCTGGAGCTGGAGCATATAATATCACTGATCTTAACTTGTACCGAGAAGCTGCCCCTAAATATTCTGTAACAGGAAGAAATCAGCTGCCAACCGACACTACGAGGAAGCCAGGTCCAGGCGCTTACTATCCCGAAAGA GAATGTTTGTGA
- the ODF3_1 gene encoding Outer dense fiber protein 3, variant 2 (EggNog:ENOG410VBPT~COG:S), whose protein sequence is MVYNYTRPRGPIAAMYSSPGPCYALPSLVGFPNHDPRSNHLRGAQWSFGIRHEKFNSECSPGPCYYPDSKILRDGKDGTPHYSLYSRQKEAMIFSNPGPGAYTPENSDHFVFSKAPAYSLSSRNKEFKVDDVPGPNRYNIDPMLGKTVRSQKQSAPAYSLSSRTKLFGAAETPGAGAYNITDLNLYREAAPKYSVTGRNQLPTDTTRKPGPGAYYPERVHMNSQSAPQYSFGIRHSQYKGEFITDADLDQ, encoded by the exons ATGGTTTACAACTACACTAGACCTCGTGGTCCGATCGCCGCAATGTATAGCAGCCCAGGACCATGTTATGCGCTTCCTAGTTTGGTTGGCTTTCCAAATCACGACCCTCGTTCAAATCATCTCCGTGGAGCACAGTGGTCTTTCGGAATTCGACACGAAAAGTTCAACAGCGAATGTAGCCCAGGGCCGTGTTATTATCCTGACTCGAAAATACTACGTGATGGCAAAGATGGGACACCACACTACTCACTATATAGCCGTCAGAAGGAGGCAATGATATTTTCAAATCCTGGTCCAGGAGCCTACACTCCTGAAAACAGTGATCACTTCGTTTTTAGCAAAGCCCCGGCGTACTCATTAAGCTCTAGAAACAAGGAGTTCAAGGTGGACGATGTTCCAG GTCCGAATAGATACAATATAGATCCTATGCTCGGAAAGACAGTTAGAAGTCAAAAGCAATCAGCCCCAGCATACTCGCTGTCCAGCAGAACAAAGCTTTTCGGTGCTGCTGAG ACACCTGGAGCTGGAGCATATAATATCACTGATCTTAACTTGTACCGAGAAGCTGCCCCTAAATATTCTGTAACAGGAAGAAATCAGCTGCCAACCGACACTACGAGGAAGCCAGGTCCAGGCGCTTACTATCCCGAAAGA GTTCACATGAATTCACAATCTGCTCCACAGTATTCATTTGGAATTCGCCATTCTCAGTATAAGGGCGAATTCATAACAGACGCTGATCTGGATCAATAA